The Peromyscus leucopus breed LL Stock chromosome 4, UCI_PerLeu_2.1, whole genome shotgun sequence genome segment TTGtgattttccaaataaaatggTCTAAGACTCAAATTTTAGatttgtggttttctgtcatGAGGAAAATTTCTTTCCAGTTGTCATGGACGACTTTGAGTGTGAGTACCTAGTGATTTCACATTTATCAAACCTTTCCATATTGTAGCAGCTTTCTTCTAATTTCCATTAAAGCTTGGTTTAATTGTCTTCATCATAAGTACACTCACAACTCTCATTTTCATatctttaaattcattttcattagtAAAGACTATGTACTTTGATTTCCTTTTCATCATGTACTCtaataactatttatttttatgtatgtatgtgatgtagtcatgagtttctttgtgtgtgcatgtgagtatacaTGCAGAAGTAAGAGGTCACCAATATGGTCTCCTCTTCTATTCCTCTTCACCATACTTTTTGAGATAAGAGATTTCCCTGAACCTCAACCTCAACTATTCAGTTAGGCTCACTGGGCAGTGAGATTTGAGAATACTCATGCCTCCATCACCCCAACGCTAAGATTTCAGGCATTCTGCACCATTCCTGGATTTTTACATGGGATCTAGGTATCTGAACTCAAATTCTCACAATTCGCAGTGAGATCTTTATCAAATGAACTATCTCCAAAGTCcaaaatttattttgcatatttgcTGAAGTTATTTGTGCTATTATCTTTTATAGTTTTTACGTTTACTGATTGTAGAGGATTGTAGAGGATGAGGAAGTAAAACAACACCATATTAAGCAAGAGACAGATATGGAAGTGTTATAGGATAAGAGAGGTTATGGGTGTGGGGATGACTCAAGACCCACTGTAATAGCAAGAATATCCTGAGAGATAACTATGACATGTTCTTAGCACTGTTTTAATCTAATTTATGTTTTAAGGAAGTATTTTCTAAAgcattctattattttaattagaaaGCATCTCTTTATGGCCTTTTTATCTCTATACATATTTTCATTCTGATATTATCACTCACaatgtatttctaaaaataatgttAGTACATAattggctcatgcctttaaactCACCACTGAGGAGGCACAGGCTTGGCCATCTCTGTGAGGTCTAGATCATGTGGACTATGCAAGTGCCAAGTACTGCCGGGGCTATATAAgtaagcctgtctcaaaaaaaaaattctttaaataactACATCACCTAAAATAAGCAAATTAAGTATTAGCAAATAGGTATACTGTTTGcaatattaaaactattttaatgatTCAGAAAAACACCTAAACAAAATCAAATagagaataaaatggaaagtCAAAACAGCAAAATCTTAGGTTGAATTTAATCTTTAAACTGCtatgaataaaaagataaaaaatggcTTTCAGTAATTATTTCTCagctaaaaatttaatttttttaaatatcattatcAAGGTCTACAACTGGACATTTGGATTTAAGATTACTTAATAATGTTTCAATTCAATGTATGATTAAAAAGATTGGATCTGTTTGCTTCCTGTGTAATAGTCAGAGTAATATTTTATCTTGTGGCTTAATTTCCTACACTGGAATCAAAGCTTCATAAGGCATTGAACAATCAGTATCAAACCTTTATTTCTTAAGTTAATTCTTAGGGTCTTAATGATAAGAACACTTATGTGTAGggcactgtagcaggaatcttaaaagttcttgttaataataacaaacttggagccaggtattggggtgaatgctggaagatcagagaagcagaacaagccacagcttcctcacgtcggcagttcctcagctgatcctgtttccttagactcgAAGCTTCTGAgacttcatccagaatgaatctcagctgaactgctgctcaaaacctaaaagcttaactagccaaatgcttgtttctggtcttcacgccttatatatatttctgttttctgccatcactccttgggattaaaggctcactttctgtgattaaaggtgtgtgtaaccatgcttggctgtatccctgtggccttgaactcatggagatccagacaaatttctgcctctggaatgctaggattaaaggcgtgtgcctaacctctatgtttaatattgtggctgttctgtctctgaccccagataagtttattacagtgcacaatattttggggaacacaataccaccacagggcaccaacatgactgtccaaatgtgaactgaacaaggatATCATCAATGAACAAGTCAAACTGGATCCATAAAACCCAcaaggcttcaaccctacacaaagaaccataGGCAGCTGGGGAAAGCTGGAAACAGAAGTAGCCTTCACAGGAAAGAACATGCCCACTGGTTGACTAGTGACAGTCAACATTAAAAATATGCCTACAAGTAGCACTACAGTGACTGAACAgtttatatttagtaatataaatatattatatatatgcatgcaagaacaattagttttttttaagaGATCATAAACTTGTAGGAGAATCAGGAGggatatggaagggtttggagggaggaaaagggaaggataAACTCTGTAatcaaattataatctcaaaataaaatgaaaaatggaagtGTATCTGCTATGggtcatacaccagggatagatcctcaTCCCACTGTCAGGGGTCCCTAAAAACATTAAACAGTTTAACACAATGTGTCATGTGCTTCTCCTCTATTAACCCACCACAGGAAATGCAGAACTCTAGTAATtcacaaaaacaacagcagcagcaataacaaaaacAGCTATGAATATTAGTCCTCAAAAACAGCAGTTCTGTAATAAAAGAAGTCAAGACACaatgtttactttctttttatttaaattttattcctgcatccaaataaaaataaacacataccaTGAATTATATTCTATTTCAGGTAACATTTATTAGGTAATGGTCAGCAATCAGAAACTAACATTTTTATACCCATGACTGtcattttaaaccattttttgGCATTTTCAACTTGCTTTGCTCAGTTATCTATTATTTCTGTTAGAAACAGAATAGAATAGCAAGCTAACAACAATGTGTGAAAAACGCCTTAGGAAAGAGAGTGTAAGAAAGAGTGCTAAAATtactgaaaaatttaaatatcaaaacagagttaagaagaaagagaaagctacTTACAAACAAGGGAATATATGCAATAGTCTTGACATGACAGTTATCCCTTCTAGAATAGATCCAACATCCCACAAATTCCTAATGATTTAAAATCCCATCTCCTATGAACATGAATGTGCACAAGTTTAATTCTTGCACACCAAAAGTATAGACGGGCAGAGCCCTGAGAATTTGATGCTAGTTGGGGCTACATAGTCAGTCAGGAAGATGGTGAGATGCCCTGTGAAAAATAAATCTCATCTTCACgtattaaatttgaaaaataaataatataagctttcTCATTTAtgttcttctctctgtatttctAGTCTGTATAATATCAATGTCATCAAGAAACTTATATTCCCCTGGTATATTTTCAGCATATTTCTTCTcccaatttctttttgtttatagtgggttttcctttctttctttctttctttcctttctttctttctttctttctttctttctttctttctttctttctttctttcttttgttttagttttttgagatagggtttctctgtgtagccctggctgtcctggaactccttttgtagactaggttggcctcaaactcattgaggtccacctgcctatacctcccaaatgctggaattaaatgtgtgtgccaccaatacCTGGCTTCACTTCCTAATTTCAAGATCAATTTTCTAATAGGTATTCTAATATCTAAATCCCTTTGCATAATTCCTTAGATTTTTAAGAATACAGATTTCAACtgactttaaatttctttttattatttcttaagactttaatttcttcaaaaatgtttgcaaaaacataaaaacatccCACACCATAATTAATCAGACTCCAAATCAATACAACTCATGAGTTATGAAATATATAACTATTAtttgtgttgtattttttaaaattcagtcatggatattttgtttttattgattggtAAGTGCATAAAATACATTCAATATGAATACTAAAAATTTATTGTGAAGCTTCACTACATCATTTCTGGATGTcaattataatgtatatgttCATTGAAACTGACTTTAACTTGTATATGACAATCTGTGTATTCAGTGCATTACAAAGGTATGATCTCACAAATGGATTTCTTATATAGAGTGTTAATGCATTCACTGTAGAATAGAGgtgtatatttttaatgtgtataattACAAAGAGCTTGCACAGGTGAGTGTGGATTTTCTATTCTTTACATTAGGCTTGTGAAGTGTATTATTTgattggtgtgtgtatgtttattgggtgcatgtatgtgtttaatGTGTGAGAACATGTAGGAAATGCTGGTTCCAATGCACATGCCTGAAAAGCATTAGGGAGACATTGAACATTGTtttctatcactctctacctcATATCCTTGAGAAAGGGTCAATGACTGAGGCTTGATCTAGGTGTGTTATTCAGAGATTTGATCTGTTGTTCAGTTCATTCCTGGGACCTGTATGATTCAGTAACAGTGGGTAAAAGATGATCTACCATACCTGACTTTGGACATGACTGCTAAGGATCCAAACAAAGCTCCTCATAATTAAACAGTAAttacttttatccactgagccatctcctcagtcttgAAAGtacagtattttattatttatcagaaACCACTATCAgcctcctcctcattttcctgATGGCATTTATCATTTCCTTATTCCTAAAAGTATATACCATAGGATTGAGCAAAGGTGTCAGGACATCTGtaaatacaaacacatttttctCAAAAGAGAATGGAGATGTAGGTCGtgcatatattaatatacaaggaataaagaaaaaagctaCAACAGTAATATGGGATCCACAGGTTGATAGAGCCTTACGTCGCCCTTCAGAGCTGTGACCTCTCAGAGAGAACAAAATGACACCataagaaacaagcaaaaaggaGAATATAATAATGCAGATAGATCCACTGTTGGCAAAtaccaaaatgacaaaaatgtgtgtgtcagtgcaggcAAGCTTCAGCAATGGGAACAGGTCACATATGAAATGATCAATGACATTGGGTCCACAGAAGGGCAAATGCAAAGTGAAGGCAATTTGTATGATAGAATGTAAGAATcctccagcccaggctacacCCATCAGAATACCACAGAGCCTCCTGTTCATGATGAAAGAGTAGTGTAAGGGCTTGcaaatggccacatagcggtcataggccatggctgCCAGAATGATGACTTCCACTGCAGCAAAAAAGTGCACAGCAAAGAGCTGTGTCATGCAACACTCAAAAGAGATGGTCTTCCTCTCATAAACCAAATCTACAATCATCTTTGGTGTAACAGCAGAAGAGACACAAGCATCGAGGAAGGAGAGGAATGCCAAGAAGAAGTACATAGGGCAGCCCAGCAGTGCAGGGCTGTAGACAATGGTCACCACAATCATCACATTACCCACAAGGGTTGCAAGATAgaccaataaaaatattacaaatgatATTTTCTCAATTTGGGGATTCTGTGAAAGCCCCACGAGTATAAACTCATTGACAAAGCTCTGGTTATGCATGATTCTCCTGAggacttttaaagaaaagtatatgAAATCTgcaattataagaaaaatatttcttacaaATTTACAATAAAGCATCAAAAATATGGTGCATATTTAGGTAAAATtatctttcttaattttattacCATTCAGAACAGAGTAGCAGAAAGTTTTTTGATAAGTATCACTAGATATCACATAGATTTAAGATAGAAATAattgaataatttaaataattatcataattttaatattttgggaTAAAACAATCTGTGTTAGAGAAACCCATATTGAATTTTCAGCTTGTGTCAATCTCTAAATGTTTCTTGTAGTAAAATATTGAAAGTCAGTGGGAAATCATacctaaataataaacaaaagactACAATTTATTAATCACGTTTACCATCTGCATTGAACAAGTAATGTATGGCTGAGTCATCTGCAGTGATGAATTGAAGCTCCATCTATGAATAGAAGagataaaatgtatttgaaatccATGACAACATTTTGCGTTTAGTTTCAAAGCACAAGGTATACTAGAATTCGAATCAAGTAATCTCCTGTTCATAATACAGAAAATTTTGTACAGAGTAACTGCTATTAACTTGATGCTAATATAGAACTTGTTGAAACTTCATTTGAATTCATCAATTTTCTGTGTGTcaaaatcttataaaaataatgttGTTGTCTATAATGACTAAATAGAGTCAAAACTGAGCCTGGGTAGGACTTGGCCTCCTAGTTAAATATGTAACAAGTGAAAAACTTTTAACTAAAATTTACAGTTCAAGGAAACAAGATGTTTAAACTTGGATGACCTCTCCTGAAAATTAACAAGGTAAAGgatgagatttttaattaaacaatgaGTATTTCTGAGTAGATGTGGTCTTTGTACCTTCTCCCTCTGTCTATAAAGGTACCACATCTTATTCCATTGTCATGTGTGAGTTAGGATTTTTAATAAAAGTAACAAGATAAATGATTGAGAATTATAAGATGATCAACAAATCACCTGTATGAAAATTATATAGctaaagagaagaaattaattgttgaatatattttagaGTTCTGAGATTGCttacaaaatatttatacaatttGATCTTTCTTGGAAAGATATAATTCTACAAAAATATCGTTTCATATTCatataaattaagtataaaacatGTTCCTAAACATATTACTTACTCACTTCTAATGACAAGTAGGAGAAACAAATTTGACAATGATAAAATGTTACTCATCAATTGGAGGTGTCCCTGGTTTGATATCAATGCCACTCCCAAAGGCTTTTAGTTCCATTTCAGACATCTTTCCTGTGGCTGCCATCATGCTATGCTGTGCTCCAGCAGGGATTAAGCCTCTGAAAGGCTGGCTGACTTGTACAGGGAAGCTCAAGCTTGGAGCCTGTGCTTATGGTGTTGTGTGCTGTAACTGGTGCTGAAGTGTCTGAGGCTAAGCAATCAGAGGctgtcctgcagatccaaaaTTAGTCAAGGAGAGCTGAGATGCTGGTAAAGGTACTGTAACCTGAAGAAGATGTGTATCAATCAGCTGAGAACTTCCTAGTCCTGATGCCTGCCCCAGTTGATGTTCATACAGTATAGGGATAGGTTGAGTATTTGAAGTCTGCTGAAAGGCAAGACCCGATTGTGCTTTGGCAAGTCCCTGGTGCTGGACAGTTGGGAAGTTGTGGATAGCTGTACCAGAAAGGACCACAGAAGGCTGGGACAGACTGCTTTGCATAATGTCTCTACAATTTTGTTCAAGTGACTGCAGAACCAGGAAAAGCTGTTGCTGCTATTGATGCATAACATACTGCTATTATTggtctttttatataaatataaatatatatacatatatatatataatttgaatttttggaAACTAGCTGTGCTGTCAACTTTGGAAAAAGGTATCCTTGTTTACCGTGTTGAGTTGCCATTGTACAGAAATTAACAGCCATATTGGTCTAGAAATgttgaacttaattttttttccatttgtacagGGGTAACACACTGTATTAAATATGTAAGGTCTTATCTACGTTGGTTTGATTACAAAACTAATAAAGtattctctaaataaaaaaaaagttattcatgATATTCCCCTTATAATGCTAAAAGTAATGTACTCACTTGTAAACTCAGCTGCATCATGTGGATCATCTAGACAAATATTCCAGTTCTTGAACATAATTTTCCTGGGAGATCCaggctttaaaatgtatttgtatctTCTCCTGAATATAACAGAAATGTTCTGCTAAATATACATTTCTATGAGAATATCTGTatgaatatacacacaaagatataaatgcatatgtatatatgttaatgCATATCTGCaagtaaaatataatgtatttatacagagaagaaaatggcagTGATTTTAATGACTTGTATTTGCAAAGAACAGACACTGTTGCAATTGTAGTCATAGTAGAAGAAGAAGCATACATCTACTTTGAAACAACCACTTCCATTACCACTTCCATGATATTCCCAGTGCAGTTCTTCACTAGTATCTATAATGTGAACTCTGTTTCCATTAATAAGCTACaaccaaagaaaacattaaaaaaataaataaataacctaaatTTCCCTGAGTCACTGGATTAGGCAGTAATCAGTTAAGATGATCACCTCATAATTTATAAGTTGTCATTCTGTTCTAaatcaaaatgaacaaagaacCGCAGTGAGTAAGGAGATCATGGAGGGTGGTATCTATGTAGGAAATGTCAGAATGAAACTCCTCATTCCTTAAAATGACAATACAtggacataaaagaaaaactgctccagattcttgacatttttttctctgatttagaCCTCTAACCTTTCTTGTAGGGCAGGTCTGGTTACATgatgttttgaaaatttaataaaactagGGACACTGAAACCTTTTTGTGAAAACCAAATCAAATTAATGGTGTAAGTGGAAGTGTAAGAGGAGATGTTGAGTGTTAAGGATATTCTCCAATGGAATCTCACTgagtatattaaccacacttaagggcaggccccatgtccaACTGTAGATGGCCACCATGAAATGCACTCAATGTTGTTTTATGAATATTTGTCTCATATTggtgtttgggtattttttaacTTACTgctcttttgtttgtatattacagtttctgattttatgtgtttatgggtttgtatatgtgtttcttgtatatttttgtgcttttctttttttttttttgattctcatttagttgattaaaaaaaaggatAAGGGGAATTTAGATAATGATGCAGAGCAAGGAAGATTATTTTATATGAGGTTCTTGCTTTTCCAAACCAAAGTTTCTAagtgtttttcttcatatttttcccAGGTGTATAATATTTGGTTCTATAGGTTTATATGAAATATGATGATTTTGATGGTTTCAATGCAAAGGATGGTCTGATATTCTTAATCAGTAAGGAAATGCTAAAGCTCTGTCCTCACTCACAGACACTCCTGTTTTaacagctttcttatacaacaaaACAGAGCAACAAAACTGAGTGGAAGTTTTCAAGGGAAACAAAGGCCAATATTaactttaaaactaaataaatgcaaGCTTAAACTTTTATGCTTACTTAAGATGCACATCAGTTCTGATTgaaaggatgaccccagcttggactattAGAAATAttggagagggtccctgaactgaactggcttaccccagtgaccagatctgtgaataccctaactgtcatcacagagcttttctccagtgactgatggaagcaggtgcagagatccacagccaaacaccaggcagagctccaggaatccaggtaaagagagggaagagggattctatgagtaagtgcatcaagatcatgatgggaaaacctgcagagatgatcaaaccaaactagtgggaactcatgaaagttggatcaacaaCTGTGGAGACCTGCATGGGACTTGGATAGACCCTTTGCTTGGCAAGACACTTGTGTAACCTGATCTGCtgggtggtaggatcagaattcattactggtgcaggagctggctctttggagcctaCTGTCTATgatgaggcagagggagggacttggacttgcctctacttgatgtgcctccccatgggaagccttctcttcttgtggggaggactggggaggggggttcagaggggaagaatagaGTGGTGGGAGGATGGAAGATGGGGATTTTTCattagtgtgtaaaatgaatggaaattttttcttaattagagagagagagagagagagagagagagagagagagagagagagagagagagagagagagagatgacatgGTCATTCTTCAGATAGTAATTTTCATATagtatttttctaaatttgtagTGACTATGGTTTATGATCATAAGTTATGATTTTGTATTATTTAGAAGCTGATATGCCTAAACAGAAGCTGTAGTTTAAATTTATACCTATAAGATAAAAGACCAATAGTTGAAAATTGAGCTAAAACACATAAAATCTCTTATTTggttaagatatatatataaaatatatatatatatatatgtatatatttaataatctTGTAAAATAAACTCTTATTAAAAAACTATGTCAGTGTCAACTGAAACTCAATAATTAATAACCTGAAACCTGCTTTTCTACTTATTTATGTTCATCTAAAATGAGAATAAACATAATGTtaagtagaaattttaaaaaaagttttaaactCAGCTATGGGAGGACCAAGTTGGAATGGGAATGGGATGGATATGAACAAAGTACGTTGTACACATGAAAATCTCAAATAgtgaataatatatttaaaataattaacaaaactGTTTCATGTGTAAATAGTCATATGACTGGACAAACTATCGTATCTCGAGCATTATAATCCACCATTACAAATGGGgattaacactttttttttacagCCAAAATGGACACAACATCATTCAAGCTTACAATGTCTTTGAGCTCTTCAGCCTTCAGTTTCAATCTTAGGGATCATAGGATCGCAATCTTATGCCACCTTACACAACCAAATTCATTGTGtttactcatattttaaaaaccataagAAAATGTAACTGCAACTACTGATATCAACATTACATTTAGCAGTGCTTACAAAGCCACACTGGGATGAAATATTGAATCagtcaaaagagaaatgttttttattataattacatcataaaTTATTCCAATTGCAATGAAATGTATTCACTCattcaatacatttaaaaaatgtattggaAATTATACCAGAATCCTATTTGTAATTCTGaaatattatttcagttttcaaattgtactctgaaaataaaatgagaggagGGAAtttcgcaaaaaaaaaaaaaaaaaaaatctatattgtCACAAAATGCAATTctgtcaaaaataataaaatgtaaggaATTTTGAAAACATTCATGAAGTATATAACATGAAAATAAGAATCTAACGAGCCACTAACTCACACtagtataaataaaacattaaatcatGAAAGATAAAGCATTTTAACGGTCTGTTAAGATATAAAAGCAGGCTAAATTGATTgtccatttttataatttaaaaacaatgttgtCTAGAAGACAACAGTAAT includes the following:
- the LOC114683688 gene encoding olfactory receptor 4C15-like produces the protein MHNQSFVNEFILVGLSQNPQIEKISFVIFLLVYLATLVGNVMIVVTIVYSPALLGCPMYFFLAFLSFLDACVSSAVTPKMIVDLVYERKTISFECCMTQLFAVHFFAAVEVIILAAMAYDRYVAICKPLHYSFIMNRRLCGILMGVAWAGGFLHSIIQIAFTLHLPFCGPNVIDHFICDLFPLLKLACTDTHIFVILVFANSGSICIIIFSFLLVSYGVILFSLRGHSSEGRRKALSTCGSHITVVAFFFIPCILIYARPTSPFSFEKNVFVFTDVLTPLLNPMVYTFRNKEMINAIRKMRRRLIVVSDK